A section of the Malus sylvestris chromosome 17, drMalSylv7.2, whole genome shotgun sequence genome encodes:
- the LOC126610900 gene encoding pentatricopeptide repeat-containing protein At5g15340, mitochondrial produces the protein MRWPTDTVLTSLPTRQLRSLIRECTRQSSVDVGKKLHAAVVTSGLAASPDSFLHNALLHFRAAHGSPFSARKLFDEIPHSHKDAVDWTVLMGCFARHGMLQSGLRLFVEMRREDVKVDDVAMACLFNACARLGNAEVGEQGHGFVVKVGWDSSVKVCNAAMDMYVKCGQLGMARRLFEATGERSVVSWTVILDGVVKFEGVGNGRVVFDQMPERNEVAWTIMIVGYMSIGLIGEAFSLLEEMLFGCGLRLNYVTLCSFLSACAQSGDRVTGSWLHAYALKTMVNDIDIMVGTSLVDMYGKCGRVDTALKVFEQMHRRNEVTWNALLSGLAMHGRGKLVLNMFPQMLEEAKPDELTFVALLSACSHSGLVDQGRHYFRNLESYGITPKIEHYACMVDLLGRAGHLEEAQVLIKQMPMPPNEVVLGSLLGSCRIHGKLELGERVLQELVQLDPHNTDYHFLLSNMYSLGGKQDKANLLRQDLKNRGLRKLPGISSIYIGGQVHQFSAGDKSHPKTTEIYMKLDEMIQRLRLAGYIPNTDSQVFSGFDNGDDDADKQEEIEQALFHHSEKLAVCFGLISTKSGSPLYVFKNLRICVDCHSAMKIVSHVYNREIVIRDRNRFHCFKQGSCSCSDYW, from the coding sequence ATGAGATGGCCAACCGACACTGTCTTGACATCGCTCCCCACCCGCCAACTCCGTTCTCTTATACGAGAATGCACGCGTCAATCCTCCGTCGACGTCGGAAAGAAGCTCCACGCCGCCGTTGTCACCAGTGGCCTCGCCGCCTCACCAGACTCATTCCTTCACAATGCCCTCCTCCATTTCCGCGCTGCACATGGCAGCCCATTCTCTGCCCGCAAGCTGTTCGATGAAATTCCCCACTCGCACAAAGACGCTGTGGACTGGACCGTCCTCATGGGCTGCTTTGCCCGCCACGGAATGCTCCAATCTGGGCTTCGTTTGTTCGTCGAAATGAGAAGAGAAGACGTGAAGGTGGACGACGTGGCCATGGCTTGCTTGTTCAATGCGTGTGCTCGGCTGGGCAATGCTGAGGTTGGGGAGCAAGGGCATGGGTTCGTGGTGAAGGTGGGTTGGGATTCTAGTGTCAAGGTCTGCAATGCGGCCATGGATATGTATGTCAAGTGTGGCCAATTGGGTATGGCGAGACGGCTGTTCGAAGCAACGGGGGAGCGGAGTGTAGTATCGTGGACTGTGATTTTGGACGGTGTGGTTAAATTCGAAGGCGTGGGAAATGGGAGAGTGGTGTTTGACCAAATGCCTGAGAGAAATGAGGTTGCTTGGACGATTATGATTGTTGGATATATGAGTATTGGGCTTATCGGCGAAGCCTTTTCGCTTCTTGAAGAAATGCTTTTCGGTTGTGGTTTGAGATTAAATTATGTCACCCTCTGTTCGTTTTTATCGGCATGTGCACAATCGGGAGATAGGGTGACGGGCAGTTGGCTTCATGCTTATGCTTTAAAGACTATGGTGAATGACATTGACATCATGGTTGGCACATCATTGGTTGATATGTATGGAAAATGTGGTAGAGTAGACACCGCGTTAAAAGTTTTTGAGCAAATGCATCGAAGGAACGAGGTGACATGGAATGCTTTGCTCAGTGGTTTAGCAATGCATGGAAGGGGTAAACTTGTTTTGAATATGTTTCCTCAAATGCTCGAAGAAGCCAAGCCAGACGAATTGACCTTTGTTGCTTTGTTGAGTGCTTGCAGCCACTCGGGCCTTGTTGATCAGGGCCGGCATTACTTTCGCAATCTTGAATCTTACGGCATAACTCCAAAGATAGAACACTATGCCTGTATGGTTGATCTTCTAGGAAGGGCTGGTCATTTGGAAGAGGCTCAAGTCTTGATCAAGCAAATGCCAATGCCTCCGAACGAGGTTGTTTTGGGTTCCCTTCTCGGTTCATGCAGAATCCACGGAAAACTAGAGCTTGGTGAACGCGTGCTGCAAGAACTGGTTCAATTGGATCCCCACAACACAGATTATCACTTCCTGCTTTCAAACATGTATTCTTTGGGAGGAAAGCAGGACAAGGCAAACCTACTGAGGCAGGATCTTAAGAATAGGGGTTTAAGAAAGCTTCCCGGAATAAGTTCAATTTATATTGGTGGCCAAGTTCATCAGTTCAGCGCAGGAGATAAGTCACACCCGAAAACAACGGAGATTTACATGAAATTGGATGAGATGATACAAAGATTGAGATTGGCAGGCTACATCCCAAATACCGATTCTCAAGTTTTCTCCGGCTTTGACAATGGAGACGATGATGCAGATAAGCAGGAGGAGATAGAGCAGGCATTGTTCCACCACAGCGAAAAGCTGGCAGTCTGTTTTGGGCTTATAAGCACGAAATCTGGCTCGCCTCTTTACGTTTTCAAGAATCTGCGTATATGTGTAGACTGTCATTCGGCTATGAAAATAGTTTCCCATGTGTATAACCGAGAGATTGTGATCAGAGATCGGAATCGATTTCATTGCTTCAAGCAAGGATCTTGTTCTTGCTCTGATTACTGGTGA
- the LOC126610910 gene encoding vesicle transport v-SNARE 13-like, giving the protein MSSVFEGYERNYSELSANLTKKCTASGALDGEQKKQKISEIKAGIDDAESLIRKMDLEARSLPPNVKAVLLAKLREYKSDLNNLKSEVKRLVSGNAYATARDELLESGMADALTASADQRSRLMMSTERLNKSSGRVKDSRRTMLETEELGVSILQDLHSQRQSLLHAHTTLHGVDDNIGKSKRVLTSMARRMNRNKWLIIAVISVLVIAIALVLYFKLK; this is encoded by the exons ATGAGCAGCGTATTTGAAGGGTACGAGCGCAACTACAGTGAGCTCTCCGCCAACCTCACCAAAAAGTGTACGGCATCTGGTGCTCTCGATGGAG aacaaaagaagcaaaagaTTTCTGAAATAAAGGCTGGAATCGATGATGCAGAATCTTTG ATCCGGAAAATGGACCTTGAGGCAAGAAGTTTGCCACCAAATGTTAAGGCTGTGCTTCTTGCTAAGTTGAGGGAATATAAGTCGGATCTGAATAATCTGAAAAGCGAAGTTAAAAGACTTGTGTCTGGAAACGCGTATGCAACTGCCCGAGATGAGCTGCTGGAATCAGGCATGGCTGATGCTCTGACA GCATCAgctgatcaaagatcaaggctaATGATGTCAACCGAGAGATTAAACAAGTCCAGTGGCAGAGTTAAGGACAGCAGAAGAACCATGCTGGAAACAGAAGAGCTTGGTGTTTCAATCCTCCAAGATCTGCATTCACAGAGACAATCTCTGTTACATGCTCATACCACG CTACATGGAGTGGACGACAACATAGGGAAAAGCAAGAGAGTCCTGACTTCCATGGCGAGGAGGATGAACAGGAACAAGTGGCTTATTATTGCAGTTATCAGCGTTCTTGTCATTGCGATCGCTTTGGTCTTGTACTTCAAACTTAAATAA